In Nitrospinota bacterium, a genomic segment contains:
- the rodA gene encoding rod shape-determining protein RodA, with the protein MIDRRLATNFSWWLLILILAVSILGVVIINSANHGRPELFFRNLYIKQIYWVLYGLVAMAVAIAVDYRILSRYAYLIYGCTVLALSYVLFFGTIASGARRWIQLGPLTIQVSEFAKISLIIILAKYFETGKLQGQFQFKDLIVPTLLTGVLGGLIVRQPDLGTAIMIFLIFLVFVAAIEFNFFTLLKLFGLGIISAPLLWFFLQDYQKTRVLTLFNPEMDPLGAGYHTIQSKIAIGSGGFWGKGLFAGTQSRLNFLPEKHTDFIFSVFAEETGFIGVFLLFGLYLAIILKGLNIAFRAADRFGFFMALGLISSITFYIIFNIGMTIGLFPVTGLPLPLMSYGGSSLITNFFALGLLLNIEMRRTIH; encoded by the coding sequence ATGATAGATCGAAGGCTGGCGACAAACTTCAGTTGGTGGTTGCTCATCCTCATTCTTGCGGTGTCCATCCTTGGTGTTGTGATCATTAACAGCGCCAACCACGGCAGGCCGGAACTTTTCTTTCGCAACCTCTATATCAAGCAAATCTACTGGGTTCTTTATGGTCTGGTGGCGATGGCTGTGGCCATTGCGGTCGATTACCGGATTCTGAGCCGTTACGCCTATTTAATCTATGGTTGTACCGTTTTAGCCCTGTCATATGTTTTGTTTTTTGGGACGATTGCTTCCGGCGCCAGACGGTGGATTCAGCTGGGTCCTTTGACCATTCAGGTGTCCGAGTTTGCAAAAATTTCTCTGATTATTATTCTTGCCAAGTATTTTGAAACCGGGAAACTTCAAGGGCAATTCCAATTTAAAGACTTGATCGTGCCGACCCTCCTCACCGGGGTTCTTGGAGGGCTCATTGTTCGTCAACCGGATTTGGGAACGGCGATCATGATTTTTTTGATTTTTCTGGTTTTTGTTGCCGCCATTGAATTTAACTTTTTTACTTTGTTGAAGCTTTTTGGTTTGGGAATCATTTCTGCTCCCCTGCTCTGGTTTTTCCTGCAGGATTATCAAAAAACCAGGGTTCTGACCTTGTTCAATCCGGAAATGGACCCCCTGGGTGCGGGCTATCACACGATACAATCCAAAATCGCCATTGGTTCGGGAGGCTTTTGGGGCAAGGGACTGTTTGCAGGCACCCAAAGCCGTCTCAATTTTCTTCCTGAAAAACATACCGATTTCATTTTTTCCGTTTTTGCGGAGGAAACGGGGTTTATTGGAGTGTTCCTGCTCTTCGGCCTGTATCTTGCTATTATTCTCAAGGGATTGAATATTGCGTTCCGGGCGGCAGACCGATTTGGTTTTTTCATGGCCCTCGGCCTGATCAGTTCCATCACTTTTTATATAATCTTTAATATTGGCATGACCATCGGCTTGTTTCCCGTTACCGGCCTTCCACTTCCCTTGATGAGCTATGGAGGGTCCTCGCTGATCACCAACTTTTTTGCCCTTGGGTTGTTGTTAAACATTGAAATGCGGCGGACCATCCATTAG